Proteins encoded within one genomic window of Micromonospora halotolerans:
- a CDS encoding DUF3152 domain-containing protein, giving the protein MPTSVRPRAARPTAPPAGRWRSAVVVSAFLVAAAVGIGAALQHPSVGAEALVNAGAAARPSQPTGGPPSSAPPPPSPSASASADPVSSAPVLQLPGPVPAHGRGSFGYDDRAGGVLGRAGVLRRFRVAVENGSGEDAHAFGDAVQRALAGPGSWVDSGRLRLQRVGPGSRSDFTIYLATRDTAGRLCRAGGIDIRVGGVPYTSCRVTGKVVINLDRWRTSAPHLVAAKLPLDTYRLYVVNHEVGHQLGHHHEACPGKGRAAPVMQQQTLFLDGCRPNPWPYVGGKRYTGSPV; this is encoded by the coding sequence ATGCCCACCTCCGTCCGTCCGCGTGCCGCGCGGCCCACCGCCCCGCCCGCCGGCCGCTGGCGTTCCGCGGTCGTGGTCAGCGCCTTCCTCGTCGCCGCCGCGGTCGGCATCGGGGCCGCGCTGCAACATCCGTCGGTCGGGGCCGAGGCGCTCGTCAACGCGGGTGCGGCGGCCCGGCCGTCCCAGCCGACCGGCGGGCCGCCGTCGAGCGCGCCGCCGCCGCCGTCGCCCTCGGCGTCGGCGTCGGCGGATCCGGTGTCGAGCGCGCCCGTTCTGCAGCTGCCCGGTCCGGTGCCCGCGCACGGCCGGGGGAGTTTCGGCTACGACGACCGGGCCGGCGGGGTGCTGGGCCGGGCCGGGGTGCTGCGTCGGTTCCGGGTGGCGGTGGAGAACGGCTCCGGGGAGGACGCGCACGCCTTCGGGGACGCCGTGCAGCGGGCGCTGGCCGGGCCGGGGAGCTGGGTGGACAGTGGCCGGCTGCGGTTGCAGCGGGTCGGGCCGGGCAGCCGGTCGGACTTCACGATCTACCTGGCCACCCGGGACACGGCGGGTCGCCTCTGCCGCGCCGGGGGCATCGACATCCGGGTGGGCGGGGTGCCGTACACGTCCTGCCGGGTCACCGGCAAGGTGGTGATCAACCTGGACCGGTGGCGGACCTCGGCGCCGCACCTGGTCGCGGCGAAGCTCCCGCTGGACACCTACCGGCTCTACGTCGTCAACCACGAGGTCGGTCACCAGTTGGGGCACCACCACGAGGCGTGCCCCGGAAAGGGCCGGGCCGCGCCGGTGATGCAGCAGCAGACCCTCTTCCTGGACGGCTGCCGGCCGAACCCGTGGCCGTACGTGGGCGGGAAGCGGTACACCGGCTCGCCGGTATGA
- a CDS encoding DUF3152 domain-containing protein: MTSSSPYDPPDDPGPPRLDFDRPPAHPGTAPPARPGLRRMRRRRRRTMLLLVALLGAGAGATAVTWSAGPDGPVALSGRHPLPAVDPSLANGVGGGPRSDPSGYPTAGPGSFAAADGRSPVRGQGGPLRRYRVEVEQDAGQDVDEFAATVDAVLGDPRSWIASGELRVQRVPEAAAADFTIYLATPATSERMCAEGGLSTERYTSCRLPGRVVINLARWMEAVPDYGAPLEVYRTYVVNHEVGHEFGELHQACPEPGAPAPVMQQQTYGLDGCVANAWPYVDGVRYEGEPTDGV; this comes from the coding sequence ATGACGTCGTCGTCCCCTTACGACCCGCCTGACGACCCCGGCCCGCCCCGGCTCGACTTCGACCGTCCGCCGGCCCACCCGGGAACGGCCCCGCCGGCCCGCCCCGGCCTGCGCCGGATGCGGCGGCGCCGGCGGCGGACCATGCTGCTCCTCGTGGCGCTGCTCGGCGCGGGCGCCGGCGCGACCGCGGTCACCTGGTCGGCCGGACCGGACGGCCCGGTCGCCCTGTCCGGCCGGCATCCGCTGCCCGCCGTCGACCCGTCGCTGGCCAACGGCGTCGGCGGCGGGCCCCGGAGCGACCCGAGCGGCTACCCCACCGCCGGCCCCGGCAGCTTCGCCGCCGCCGACGGCCGCTCGCCGGTACGCGGTCAGGGCGGCCCGCTGCGCCGCTACCGGGTGGAGGTCGAGCAGGACGCCGGGCAGGACGTGGACGAGTTCGCCGCCACCGTGGACGCGGTCCTCGGCGACCCGCGCAGCTGGATCGCCTCCGGCGAGCTGCGGGTGCAGCGGGTGCCCGAGGCGGCCGCCGCCGACTTCACCATCTACCTGGCCACCCCGGCCACCTCCGAGCGGATGTGCGCCGAGGGCGGGCTGAGCACCGAGCGGTACACCTCCTGCCGGCTGCCCGGACGGGTCGTCATCAACCTGGCCCGCTGGATGGAGGCGGTGCCCGACTACGGCGCCCCGCTGGAGGTCTACCGGACCTATGTGGTGAACCACGAGGTCGGGCACGAGTTCGGCGAGCTGCACCAGGCCTGTCCCGAGCCCGGTGCGCCGGCCCCGGTGATGCAGCAGCAGACGTACGGGCTGGACGGCTGCGTGGCGAACGCCTGGCCGTACGTCGACGGGGTTCGCTACGAAGGCGAGCCGACCGACGGGGTCTGA
- the moeZ gene encoding adenylyltransferase/sulfurtransferase MoeZ yields MSLPPLVEPAAELTVDEIRRYSRHLIIPDVGVEGQKRLKNARVLCVGAGGLGSPALMYLAAAGVGTLGIIDFDTVDESNLQRQIIHGVSDVGRSKAESAAASIREINPLVNVEIHNTALDRDNVREIFSGYDLIVDGTDNFATRYMVNDAAVLLGKPYVWGSIYRFDGQASVFWAEHGPCYRCLYPEPPPPGMVPSCAEGGVLGVLCASIGSIQVNEAIKLLAGIGEPLVGRLMVYDALEMSYRKIKVRKDPNCVLCGENPTVTDLLEDYEDFCGAVSDEAQEAVVDSTITALELKEWQDAGKDIFLVDVREPAEYEIVRIPGSTLIPKGEIISGDALAKLPQDKQIVLHCKSGVRSAEALAALKAAGFKDAVHVQGGVLSWIKQIDPALPAY; encoded by the coding sequence GTGTCGTTGCCCCCGCTCGTCGAGCCCGCCGCCGAGCTGACCGTAGACGAGATCCGTCGCTACTCGCGCCACCTGATCATCCCGGACGTCGGGGTCGAGGGGCAGAAGCGGCTGAAGAACGCCCGGGTGCTCTGTGTCGGCGCCGGTGGTCTCGGCTCGCCGGCTCTGATGTACCTCGCCGCCGCCGGTGTCGGCACCCTCGGCATCATCGACTTCGACACCGTTGACGAGTCCAACCTCCAGCGCCAGATCATCCACGGCGTCTCGGACGTGGGCCGGTCCAAGGCCGAGTCCGCCGCCGCCTCGATCCGCGAGATCAACCCGCTGGTCAACGTGGAGATCCACAACACCGCGCTGGACCGGGACAACGTCCGGGAGATCTTCTCCGGCTACGACCTGATCGTCGACGGCACGGACAACTTCGCCACCCGCTACATGGTCAACGACGCGGCGGTGCTGCTCGGCAAGCCGTACGTCTGGGGTTCGATCTACCGGTTCGACGGCCAGGCGTCGGTGTTCTGGGCCGAGCACGGACCCTGCTACCGCTGCCTCTACCCGGAGCCGCCGCCGCCCGGGATGGTTCCGTCCTGCGCCGAGGGTGGCGTGCTGGGCGTGCTCTGCGCGTCCATCGGGTCGATCCAGGTCAACGAGGCGATCAAGCTGCTCGCCGGCATCGGCGAGCCGCTGGTCGGCCGGCTGATGGTGTACGACGCCCTGGAGATGAGCTACCGCAAGATCAAGGTCCGCAAGGACCCGAACTGCGTGCTCTGCGGCGAGAACCCGACGGTCACCGACCTGCTGGAGGACTACGAGGACTTCTGCGGTGCGGTCTCCGACGAGGCGCAGGAGGCGGTGGTCGACTCGACCATCACCGCCCTGGAGTTGAAGGAGTGGCAGGACGCCGGCAAGGACATCTTCCTGGTCGACGTCCGCGAGCCGGCCGAGTACGAGATCGTCCGGATCCCCGGCTCCACGCTGATCCCCAAGGGCGAGATCATCTCGGGTGACGCGCTCGCGAAGCTCCCGCAGGACAAGCAGATCGTGCTGCACTGCAAGTCCGGTGTCCGCTCCGCCGAGGCGCTCGCCGCGCTCAAGGCGGCCGGATTCAAGGACGCCGTGCACGTCCAGGGCGGCGTGCTCTCCTGGATCAAGCAGATCGACCCGGCGCTGCCGGCGTACTGA
- a CDS encoding glutamate-5-semialdehyde dehydrogenase: MSVVEQARRGRDAAEALAVATRTVKDAALRAMADALVARTPEILTANAADLAAGREAGLSAAVLDRLALDEARVADIAGALRQMAALPDPVGEVVRGATLPNGLELRQVRVPFGVVGIIYEGRPNVTVDAAGICLKSGNAALLRGSSSAAHSNAALVAVLRDAVAGAGLPADAVQLLDASTRDSVKELMRARGLVDVLIPRGGASLIRTVVEESTVPVIETGVGNCHVYVDAAADLAKAVALTLNSKTQRLSTCNTAESLLVHAGIADAFLPAVLAAFTDAGVTVHGDARVAAYSDAVVPATDEDFDTEYLSADISVAVVDSLDAAVAHIRRHGTGHTEAIVTDSQPAAREFVARVDAAAVMVNASTRFTDGGEFGFGAEIGISTQKLHARGPMGLPELTSTKYVVTGDGHLR; encoded by the coding sequence ATGAGCGTCGTGGAGCAGGCCCGCCGGGGCCGGGACGCGGCGGAGGCCCTGGCGGTCGCCACCCGTACGGTCAAGGACGCCGCGCTGCGCGCGATGGCCGACGCGCTCGTGGCGCGTACCCCGGAGATCCTCACCGCGAACGCGGCGGACCTGGCGGCCGGGCGGGAGGCCGGGCTGAGCGCGGCCGTGCTGGACCGGCTCGCCCTCGACGAGGCCCGGGTGGCCGACATCGCCGGCGCGCTGCGGCAGATGGCCGCGCTGCCCGACCCGGTCGGCGAGGTGGTCCGCGGCGCTACCCTGCCCAACGGGCTGGAGCTGCGCCAGGTCCGGGTGCCGTTCGGGGTGGTCGGCATCATCTACGAGGGCCGCCCCAACGTGACCGTCGACGCGGCCGGGATCTGCCTGAAGTCCGGCAACGCGGCACTGCTGCGCGGCTCCTCCTCGGCGGCGCACTCCAACGCCGCCCTGGTCGCGGTGCTCCGCGACGCGGTCGCCGGGGCCGGCCTGCCGGCCGACGCGGTGCAGCTCCTCGACGCCAGCACCCGCGACTCGGTCAAGGAGCTGATGCGCGCCCGGGGCCTGGTCGACGTGCTGATCCCGCGCGGCGGCGCGTCGCTCATCCGGACCGTGGTCGAGGAGTCGACCGTGCCGGTGATCGAGACCGGGGTGGGCAACTGCCACGTCTACGTGGACGCCGCCGCCGACCTGGCCAAGGCCGTGGCGCTCACCCTGAACTCCAAGACGCAGCGCCTGTCCACCTGCAACACCGCCGAGTCCCTGCTGGTGCACGCGGGCATCGCGGACGCCTTCCTGCCGGCCGTCCTGGCCGCCTTCACCGACGCCGGGGTGACCGTGCACGGCGACGCCCGGGTGGCCGCGTACTCGGACGCGGTGGTGCCGGCCACCGACGAGGACTTCGACACCGAATACCTCTCCGCCGACATCTCCGTCGCCGTGGTCGACTCGCTGGACGCGGCCGTCGCGCACATCCGGCGGCACGGCACCGGCCACACCGAGGCGATCGTCACCGACTCCCAGCCGGCGGCCCGCGAGTTCGTGGCCCGGGTGGACGCCGCCGCGGTCATGGTGAACGCCTCCACCCGGTTCACCGACGGGGGCGAGTTCGGCTTCGGCGCCGAGATCGGCATCTCCACCCAGAAGCTGCACGCCCGCGGCCCGATGGGGCTGCCCGAGCTGACCAGCACCAAGTACGTCGTCACGGGCGACGGCCACCTGCGCTGA
- the proB gene encoding glutamate 5-kinase produces the protein MGTRRGAADRSAQNGPVREAVTSARRIVVKIGSSSLTTSAGGLDDARVDALVDTLGALAAEGREVVLVSSGAIAAGLAPLGLPRRPRDLATQQAAASVGQGLLIGRYAAAFARHRLTVGQVLLTVDDVTRRAHYRNAYRTLRKLLDLRAVPIVNENDTVATEEIRFGDNDRLAALVAALVDADLLVLLSDVDALWTGDPARAGSTRITEVHGEGDLAGVDIGGAGRAGVGTGGMVTKVEAARIATGFGVPVVLTAAPLAGPALAGEPVGTFFHPSSRRPAARLFWLAHATAPRGRLHLDPGAVQAVVGRRKSLLPAGITAVDGAFTAGDPVDLVDTEGAPVARGLVNYDAVELPGLLGRSTSELAAALGPAYEREVVHRDDLVLL, from the coding sequence ATGGGAACGCGCCGAGGCGCGGCGGACCGCAGCGCGCAGAATGGTCCGGTGCGCGAAGCAGTCACCTCGGCCCGCCGGATCGTCGTCAAGATCGGCTCGTCCTCGCTGACCACCTCGGCGGGCGGCCTGGACGACGCCCGGGTCGACGCGCTGGTCGACACGCTCGGCGCGCTGGCCGCAGAGGGGCGCGAGGTCGTGCTGGTCTCCTCCGGCGCGATCGCCGCCGGCCTGGCCCCGCTCGGGCTGCCCCGGCGCCCCCGCGACCTGGCCACCCAGCAGGCCGCCGCCAGCGTCGGGCAGGGCCTGCTCATCGGCCGCTACGCGGCGGCCTTCGCCCGGCACCGGCTGACCGTCGGGCAGGTGCTGCTCACCGTCGACGACGTGACCCGGCGGGCGCACTACCGCAACGCGTACCGGACCCTGCGCAAGCTGCTCGACCTGCGGGCCGTGCCGATCGTCAACGAGAACGACACGGTCGCCACCGAGGAGATCCGGTTCGGCGACAACGACCGGCTCGCCGCGCTGGTCGCCGCCCTGGTCGACGCCGACCTGCTGGTGCTGCTGTCGGACGTGGACGCGCTCTGGACCGGCGACCCGGCCCGGGCCGGCAGCACCCGGATCACCGAGGTGCACGGCGAGGGCGACCTGGCCGGCGTGGACATCGGCGGCGCCGGCCGGGCCGGGGTGGGCACCGGCGGCATGGTGACGAAGGTCGAGGCGGCCCGGATCGCCACCGGCTTCGGCGTCCCGGTGGTGCTCACCGCCGCGCCGCTGGCCGGGCCGGCGCTGGCCGGCGAGCCGGTCGGCACCTTCTTCCACCCGAGCAGCCGGCGCCCCGCCGCCCGGCTCTTCTGGCTGGCGCACGCCACCGCGCCGCGCGGCCGGCTGCACCTCGACCCGGGCGCGGTGCAGGCGGTGGTGGGCCGGCGCAAGTCCCTGCTCCCGGCGGGGATCACCGCGGTGGACGGCGCGTTCACCGCCGGGGACCCGGTCGACCTGGTCGACACCGAGGGCGCGCCGGTCGCCCGCGGGCTGGTCAACTACGACGCGGTCGAGCTGCCCGGGCTGCTCGGCCGCTCCACCTCGGAACTCGCCGCGGCGCTCGGCCCGGCGTACGAACGGGAGGTCGTCCACCGCGACGACCTCGTCCTGCTGTAA
- a CDS encoding MGMT family protein: protein MTPDEYVEAVLDLVERIPPGRVMSYGAVADALAERSGRSSARLVGSIMARHGGGVPWHRVVNSAGRLPPGHEVEARARLRAEGCPLRPSGVDMTAAWSPDEGM, encoded by the coding sequence GTGACACCTGACGAGTACGTCGAGGCGGTGCTGGACCTGGTCGAGCGGATCCCGCCGGGCCGGGTGATGTCGTACGGGGCGGTGGCCGACGCCCTCGCCGAGCGGTCGGGGCGGTCCTCGGCCCGGCTGGTCGGTTCGATCATGGCCCGGCACGGTGGCGGGGTGCCGTGGCACCGGGTGGTGAACTCGGCCGGCCGGCTGCCGCCGGGGCACGAGGTGGAGGCGCGGGCCCGGCTGCGCGCCGAAGGCTGCCCCCTGCGCCCCTCCGGGGTGGACATGACGGCGGCCTGGTCGCCCGACGAGGGGATGTGA